The following proteins are encoded in a genomic region of Salvelinus namaycush isolate Seneca chromosome 12, SaNama_1.0, whole genome shotgun sequence:
- the ap4m1 gene encoding AP-4 complex subunit mu-1: MKAVTIGVTIPGQVTLTLSRLLFGCWKMISQVFILSSKGDHLIYKDFRGEAGKDAVNKFYEMVTALTGDQPPVVMKHKELHFVHIRQGGLYWVATTKADASPFTIIEFLNRLTALVKDYCGCLSEKSVQMNFALIYELLDEVVDFGYIQTTSTDILKNFIQTEAVSSKPFSLFDLSNVGLFGADTQQNKVAPSAAATRPIVSSQGEQGGKNEIFVDVIERMSVVIGANGVLMKADIEGEIRVKCYMPSCSEMRIGLNEEFSIGKSQLSGYGAAVRVDECSFHQAVRLDEFDTYRILKVCPSQGEQTVMQYQLCDDLPTAPPFRLFPSIERDSGGRLLMYLKLRCDLPPKSAAINVSITIPVPKGSLRLSQELSSPDQSAELQPKNKAVHWEIPRFPGGAQLSALFKLEVSGLSSASLQEVGPVSLSFELPKYTCTGLQIRFLRLSPIQPGPSQRWVRYVTHSDSYTIRI, from the exons TCCGTGGTGAAGCTGGAAAAGATGCTGTCAACAAATTCTATGAGATGGTCACTGCATTGACTGGTGACCAGCCTCCAGTTGTAATG AAACACAAGGAGCTGCATTTTGTTCACATCAGACAGGGAGGGCTCTATTGGGTTGCCACGACGAAAGCTGATGCCTCTCCCTTCACCATCATCGAGTTCCTAAATAG ATTAACAGCCTTGGTTAAGGACTACTGTGGTTGTCTGTCAGAGAAGTCTGTCCAGATGAACTTTGCTCTCATTTATGAGCTGTTGGATGAGGTAGTG GACTTTGGTTACATCCAGACGACCTCTACTGATATCTTGAAGAACTTCATCCAGACTGAGGCGGTCAGCTCCAAACCCTTCAGCTTGTTTGACCTCAGTAACGTGGGGCTG TTTGGAGCAGACACCCAGCAGAATAAAGTGGCCCCCAGTGCAGCTGCCACACGGCCCATCGTGTCAAGTCAAGGAGAACAG GGAGGCAAAAACGAGATATTTGTGGATGTGATTGAAAGGATGTCTGTAGTCATTGGTGCCAAT GGAGTTCTGATGAAGGCAGACATTGAGGGAGAGATCAGAGTGAAGTGTTACATGCCAAGTTGCTCAG AGATGCGGATTGGACTGAATGAAGAGTTCAGCATAGGAAAGTCCCAGCTGAGCG gttATGGGGCAGCTGTTCGTGTGGATGAGTGCAGCTTCCACCAGGCTGTCAGGCTGGATGAGTTTGACACCTACAGAATCCTGAAAGTGTGTCCCAGCCAAGGAGAG CAAACAGTGATGCAATACCAGTTGTGTGATGACCTGCCCACAGCCCCTCCATTCCGTCTATTCCCTTCTATAGAGAGGGACAGTGGTGGCAG GTTGTTGATGTACCTGAAGCTGCGGTGCGACCTGCCCCCAAAGAG CGCTGCTATTAATGTTTCTATTACAATACCGGTACCCAAGGGCTCGCTTCG TCTCTCTCAGGAGTTGAGCAGCCCGGACCAGAGTGCTGAGCTGCAGCCAAAAAACAAGGCTGTCCATTGGGAGATCCCTCGCTTCCCTGGGGGAGCCCAGCTCTCCGCCCTGTTCAAG CTGGAGGTCTCTGGCCTTAGCTCTGCCTCGTTACAGGAAGTGGGACCGGTCAGTCTGAGCTTTGAGCTGCCGAAGTACACCTGCACAGGACTGCAAATTAGATTCCTCCGCCTGTCCCCGATACAGCCTGGACCGTCGCAACGCTGGGTCCGCTATGTAACCCATTCAGACTCGTATACCATCCGTATCTGA